A genomic region of Pseudoalteromonas piscicida contains the following coding sequences:
- a CDS encoding adenylosuccinate synthase, with protein MGKNVVVLGTQWGDEGKGKVVDLLTDKASLVVRYQGGHNAGHTLVINGEKTVLHLIPSGVLREDVKCVIGNGVVLAPDALMKEIHMLEARGVPVRERLLISEACPLILPYHVALDQARELARGEKAIGTTGRGIGPAYEDKVARRGLRVGDLFNPEQFAAKLKEVLEFHNFALVNYYKVDPVDFQKTYDDAMEVAKVLKSMIVDVTELLDQARNAGDHILFEGAQGTLLDIDHGTYPYVTSSNTTAGGVATGAGFGPLHLDYVLGIVKAYTTRVGSGPFPTELYDGQDKQDPVGRHLGEKGNEFGATTGRLRRTGWFDAVAMRRAVQINSISGFCLTKLDVLDGLEKVKICTGYQLEDGTVTNVTPLAAEGYEKVTPVYEEMPGWSENTFGATSVEQLPEAAINYIKRLEEITGVPIDIISTGPDRVETMIVRNPFAE; from the coding sequence ATGGGTAAAAACGTCGTTGTATTAGGCACCCAATGGGGTGACGAAGGTAAAGGTAAAGTAGTTGACCTACTTACAGATAAGGCTTCTTTAGTTGTTCGCTACCAAGGCGGACACAATGCTGGCCATACACTAGTAATTAACGGTGAGAAAACGGTACTACACTTGATCCCATCAGGTGTACTACGCGAAGACGTTAAATGTGTAATTGGTAATGGTGTAGTACTTGCACCAGATGCACTAATGAAAGAAATCCACATGCTTGAAGCGCGTGGCGTTCCTGTACGTGAGCGTCTATTGATCAGCGAAGCATGTCCTTTGATCTTGCCTTACCACGTTGCACTAGACCAAGCGCGTGAACTAGCGCGTGGTGAAAAAGCCATTGGTACAACTGGCCGTGGTATCGGTCCTGCGTACGAAGATAAGGTTGCACGTCGTGGTTTACGTGTTGGCGATCTTTTCAACCCAGAGCAATTTGCTGCGAAGCTTAAAGAAGTACTAGAGTTCCACAACTTCGCCTTGGTTAACTACTACAAAGTAGACCCAGTAGACTTCCAGAAGACATACGATGATGCAATGGAAGTAGCAAAAGTACTTAAGTCAATGATTGTTGACGTTACTGAACTACTTGATCAAGCGCGTAATGCTGGCGACCATATTCTATTTGAAGGTGCGCAAGGTACACTACTTGATATCGACCACGGTACTTATCCGTATGTAACCTCATCAAACACGACGGCTGGTGGTGTTGCGACAGGTGCAGGTTTTGGTCCGCTACACTTAGATTACGTTTTAGGTATTGTTAAAGCTTACACAACTCGTGTTGGTTCAGGTCCTTTCCCTACAGAGCTTTACGATGGTCAAGACAAGCAAGACCCAGTTGGCAGACACTTAGGTGAGAAAGGCAACGAGTTTGGTGCAACGACTGGTCGTTTACGTCGTACCGGTTGGTTTGATGCAGTGGCAATGCGCCGTGCAGTTCAAATCAACAGCATCAGCGGTTTCTGCTTAACTAAACTAGACGTACTTGATGGTCTAGAAAAAGTGAAAATCTGTACTGGTTATCAATTAGAAGACGGCACTGTAACTAATGTGACTCCTCTTGCTGCTGAAGGCTACGAGAAAGTAACTCCAGTATACGAAGAAATGCCAGGTTGGAGCGAAAACACCTTTGGTGCAACTTCTGTTGAGCAACTTCCAGAAGCCGCTATCAACTATATCAAGCGCCTAGAAGAAATCACTGGCGTGCCAATTGATATCATCTCAACAGGCCCAGACCGCGTTGAGACAATGATTGTTCGCAACCCTTTTGCTGAATAA
- a CDS encoding IS1182 family transposase, with translation MLKDKTPQQYELEMVAIDQLVPKDHLVRLIDLAIDFEFIRDEVAHLYCKNNGRPAVDPVRMFKILFLGYLFGIQSERRLIKEIQVNVAYRWFLGMGLTEDVIHHSTLSQNRIKRFKDSNIYQSIFDNIVRQAMKQKLIGGYSLFADSTHLKANANKKRYDIEDLKVSPSVYVEQLNEAVLQDREGEGKKPLKCKEETTCTKPTKVSRTDPDSGFMVRDEKPKGFFYLDHRIVDGKHGIIVDTHATAGNVHDSQPIISRLDRALDTFALNPIAVGLDAGYFTAAVCHNLEERQLVGVLGYRRPNKKKGYFAKREYQYQADTDTYLCPQGETLIYKTTSRTGYRHYHSDPSKCGRCPVRNQCTASKNQTKVITRHVWQSSVENANAIRLSDWGKKLYRRRAETVERSFADAKQHHGHRYCRYRGLSKVTAQCLLAAACQNMKKMALMAAH, from the coding sequence ATGCTTAAAGACAAAACCCCTCAGCAATATGAACTAGAAATGGTCGCTATCGACCAATTGGTTCCAAAAGACCATTTAGTTCGCCTGATTGACCTTGCGATTGATTTCGAATTCATCCGCGATGAAGTCGCCCATCTCTACTGTAAAAACAATGGTCGCCCAGCGGTTGACCCAGTGCGAATGTTCAAGATTTTATTTCTTGGATACCTGTTTGGCATTCAAAGCGAGCGTCGCTTGATTAAGGAAATCCAAGTCAATGTCGCATATCGTTGGTTTTTAGGTATGGGACTAACTGAAGATGTCATCCACCACTCGACGCTAAGCCAAAACCGCATAAAGCGCTTTAAAGACAGCAATATTTATCAATCCATCTTCGATAACATTGTCCGCCAAGCGATGAAACAAAAACTCATAGGTGGCTATAGCTTATTTGCTGACAGTACACACCTCAAAGCCAATGCCAATAAAAAGCGCTATGACATAGAAGACTTAAAAGTCAGTCCTTCAGTGTATGTAGAGCAATTGAACGAAGCAGTACTGCAAGACCGGGAGGGTGAAGGAAAAAAGCCCCTGAAGTGTAAGGAAGAAACAACTTGCACAAAACCAACCAAAGTCAGCCGCACCGACCCAGATAGCGGGTTTATGGTACGGGATGAAAAGCCAAAAGGGTTCTTCTATCTAGACCATCGAATTGTGGATGGTAAACACGGCATTATTGTTGATACACACGCCACCGCAGGCAATGTCCATGACTCACAACCTATTATCAGTCGACTCGACAGAGCGCTCGATACCTTTGCACTCAACCCTATCGCGGTTGGGCTAGATGCAGGCTATTTTACCGCCGCGGTATGCCACAATCTGGAAGAAAGGCAATTAGTTGGCGTGCTGGGGTATCGAAGACCAAATAAAAAGAAAGGCTACTTCGCCAAACGTGAGTATCAATATCAAGCCGATACAGATACTTACCTGTGCCCGCAAGGTGAAACTCTAATCTACAAAACAACAAGCCGAACAGGCTATCGTCACTATCATTCCGACCCGAGCAAATGTGGACGCTGTCCAGTCAGAAATCAATGTACAGCCAGTAAAAATCAAACCAAAGTTATAACGCGGCATGTTTGGCAATCGAGCGTAGAAAACGCCAATGCGATTAGGCTGAGCGACTGGGGTAAAAAGCTCTATCGACGACGAGCCGAAACGGTGGAAAGAAGCTTCGCTGATGCGAAACAACATCATGGACATCGCTACTGCAGATATAGAGGTCTGTCAAAAGTGACCGCGCAGTGCTTGTTAGCAGCGGCATGTCAAAATATGAAGAAAATGGCGCTCATGGCTGCACACTAG
- a CDS encoding glutamate-5-semialdehyde dehydrogenase, which produces MSLITDISSQAAKAAKQLALLSTEQKNAVLADMAKGIRENSDAIIKANEADLAAARDNQLSDAMIDRLTLNQARIESMAEGIETIIRLDDPVGARRDMGVRPNGIKISKMRVPLGVVCMIYEARPNVTADAGALCFKSGNGVILRGGKEALASSLEIAKAMHKALEKHNLPAALVSVIPDPDRALLMELMQQKEYIDLIIPRGGEGLINFVTENSTVPVIQHFKGVCHLYIDKTANLDKAMALLLNGKTQRTGVCNALEGLIVHQDIAPTFLPKVAAALAERGVKINACKQTVAYFDNAVELSDDEFGEEYLSLEIAIRQVADFNAALAHIDRFGSHHTEVICTEDKAAADLFQRGVDASVVMVNASSRFSDGSALGLGAEIGIATTKLHAYGPMGLESLTTEKFLVNGEGQIRE; this is translated from the coding sequence ATGAGTTTAATCACAGATATTTCATCACAGGCTGCAAAAGCAGCGAAACAGTTAGCACTATTATCTACAGAGCAAAAAAATGCAGTGTTAGCAGATATGGCAAAAGGGATCCGTGAAAACAGCGATGCCATTATTAAAGCCAATGAAGCTGATTTAGCTGCTGCTCGTGATAACCAGCTTAGCGACGCCATGATCGATAGATTAACGCTTAACCAAGCGCGGATTGAAAGCATGGCTGAAGGTATCGAAACCATCATTCGACTGGACGATCCAGTGGGTGCACGTAGAGACATGGGTGTAAGACCAAATGGCATTAAAATCAGCAAAATGCGAGTGCCACTTGGTGTTGTCTGCATGATTTATGAGGCGCGCCCCAATGTCACCGCTGACGCAGGTGCGCTGTGTTTTAAATCAGGTAATGGTGTTATTTTACGTGGTGGTAAAGAGGCGTTAGCGAGTTCTTTAGAGATCGCAAAAGCGATGCATAAGGCGCTTGAAAAACATAACCTACCTGCCGCGTTGGTTTCTGTTATTCCTGATCCAGACCGCGCGTTGTTAATGGAGCTGATGCAGCAAAAAGAGTATATCGACCTTATCATCCCACGTGGCGGTGAGGGTCTAATCAATTTCGTTACTGAGAATAGCACGGTGCCAGTGATCCAGCATTTTAAAGGCGTGTGTCACTTGTATATAGATAAAACAGCCAATCTCGACAAAGCAATGGCGCTCCTGTTAAACGGTAAAACGCAGCGTACTGGTGTGTGTAATGCGCTTGAAGGGTTAATCGTTCACCAAGATATCGCTCCGACTTTTTTACCGAAAGTTGCTGCAGCACTGGCTGAAAGGGGTGTGAAAATTAATGCGTGTAAGCAAACCGTAGCTTATTTTGATAATGCAGTTGAATTAAGTGATGACGAATTTGGTGAAGAATACTTGAGCCTTGAAATAGCGATTCGTCAGGTTGCTGATTTTAATGCAGCGCTTGCACATATTGATCGCTTTGGCAGTCATCATACTGAAGTTATCTGTACGGAAGACAAAGCAGCTGCTGATTTGTTCCAACGCGGTGTTGATGCGTCGGTTGTGATGGTTAACGCTTCCTCACGCTTTAGTGATGGTTCAGCGTTAGGTTTAGGTGCCGAGATTGGTATTGCTACCACCAAATTGCACGCATACGGACCTATGGGCTTGGAGTCGCTAACAACCGAAAAGTTTTTAGTGAATGGTGAAGGCCAAATCAGAGAATAA
- a CDS encoding CinA family protein, whose amino-acid sequence MEHYKEIAEYAAQLGAILTNNGVTITTAESCTGGGVSYALTDTPGSSAYIERCFVTYSNQAKHELLGVSQQTLTQFGAVSEQTVLEMVKGAQQAAHAEVAIAVSGIAGPTGGSADKPVGTVWFAIANSDKVQAFHQVFTGNRAEIRVQAIEFALKNTITMVKS is encoded by the coding sequence ATGGAGCACTACAAAGAGATAGCCGAATATGCGGCACAATTGGGCGCTATTCTAACGAATAACGGCGTAACAATCACTACCGCAGAGTCATGTACAGGTGGTGGGGTGAGTTATGCGTTAACAGATACGCCAGGGAGCTCTGCATATATAGAGCGTTGTTTTGTGACATACAGTAATCAAGCTAAGCACGAATTATTAGGAGTATCGCAACAAACCCTAACGCAATTTGGTGCCGTGAGCGAGCAAACGGTTTTGGAAATGGTCAAAGGCGCTCAGCAGGCAGCTCATGCTGAAGTTGCCATTGCTGTGTCTGGTATCGCAGGACCGACTGGGGGCAGTGCTGATAAGCCAGTAGGTACTGTATGGTTTGCTATTGCAAATAGTGACAAAGTTCAGGCATTTCACCAAGTATTTACTGGAAATAGGGCTGAAATAAGAGTTCAAGCTATTGAATTTGCATTAAAAAATACTATAACGATGGTAAAATCATAA
- a CDS encoding tetratricopeptide repeat protein — protein sequence MNYLLRYFAASALSVSLSLSIQSKVSAEEAIEAVPLYTQQELLALIEKNQHLARVKADECQLVKDIEARAEIMALPSYQFLYGDMLAYAVCVDRDVELGLYYMKRAAEQGLAAALEQLGRYYDVGQLVQEDKAMAVTYLREAAALGNLNAQLRLVDVFNQGHGSPRDYEDAYRWLFHSAVADKKLHKRIQVALGQLANKMPDSVVKRARLPI from the coding sequence ATGAATTACTTACTTCGTTATTTTGCAGCTTCAGCATTGAGTGTTTCCTTAAGTCTCAGTATACAGAGCAAAGTATCTGCCGAAGAGGCTATCGAAGCTGTGCCTTTGTATACGCAACAAGAGCTACTAGCGCTCATTGAAAAAAATCAACACCTTGCTCGGGTTAAAGCGGATGAGTGCCAGCTGGTTAAAGATATTGAAGCGCGTGCTGAAATTATGGCGCTGCCTTCGTATCAGTTTCTTTATGGTGACATGTTAGCTTATGCCGTGTGTGTAGACAGAGATGTTGAGCTCGGCCTTTATTATATGAAAAGGGCAGCAGAGCAGGGCCTTGCGGCGGCGCTTGAACAATTAGGTCGCTACTATGATGTTGGTCAGTTGGTGCAAGAAGATAAAGCGATGGCGGTAACCTATCTGAGAGAAGCCGCAGCACTTGGCAACTTAAACGCTCAGTTAAGACTCGTAGATGTATTTAATCAAGGTCATGGTAGTCCAAGAGATTATGAAGATGCCTATCGATGGTTGTTTCATTCCGCAGTTGCAGATAAAAAGCTACATAAGCGGATCCAGGTAGCACTAGGGCAATTGGCAAACAAAATGCCTGATAGCGTGGTAAAGCGGGCTAGATTGCCTATATAA
- the recA gene encoding recombinase RecA, which translates to MNDNKQKALDAALSQIERQFGKGSIMKLGENKALDIEAISTGSLGLDIALGIGGLPTGRIVEIYGPESSGKTTLTLQAIAEAQKLGKTCAFVDAEHALDPIYAEKLGVNVDELLVSQPDTGEQALEICDMLVRSGAVDLIVIDSVAALTPKAEIEGDMGDSHVGLQARLMSQALRKLTANIKRSNTLCIFINQIRMKIGVMFGNPETTTGGNALKFYASVRLDIRRIGSVKEGDEVVGNETRVKVVKNKVAPPFKQAEFIIMYGEGTSKQGELIDLGVKHKLVDKAGAWFSYNGNKIGQGKANSIKFLKENVEIANEIEGKLREMLLAQAVIMPEEGEDKGLAEVEDDLEL; encoded by the coding sequence ATGAACGATAACAAGCAAAAGGCATTAGACGCAGCACTATCACAAATTGAGCGTCAGTTTGGTAAAGGCTCAATCATGAAACTGGGTGAGAACAAGGCGCTAGATATTGAAGCCATCTCAACTGGTTCACTAGGCCTGGATATTGCACTTGGTATCGGCGGCTTACCAACTGGTCGTATTGTTGAAATCTATGGTCCAGAATCATCAGGTAAAACAACGCTAACATTACAAGCGATTGCAGAAGCGCAGAAGCTTGGTAAAACATGTGCGTTCGTTGATGCTGAACACGCACTCGACCCAATCTATGCTGAAAAGCTAGGCGTTAATGTTGATGAGCTATTAGTATCACAGCCTGACACCGGTGAACAAGCGCTTGAAATTTGTGACATGTTAGTTCGTTCTGGTGCGGTTGATTTGATTGTTATTGACTCGGTAGCAGCACTTACCCCTAAAGCTGAAATCGAAGGCGATATGGGTGACTCACACGTTGGTTTGCAGGCTCGACTCATGTCACAAGCATTGCGTAAGCTTACTGCTAATATCAAACGCTCGAACACATTATGTATTTTCATCAACCAAATTCGTATGAAGATTGGTGTGATGTTTGGTAACCCTGAAACCACAACTGGTGGTAACGCACTTAAATTCTATGCATCTGTACGTCTTGATATTCGTCGTATCGGTTCAGTGAAAGAAGGTGATGAGGTTGTTGGTAACGAAACTCGTGTTAAGGTTGTGAAAAACAAAGTAGCACCACCATTTAAGCAAGCTGAGTTCATCATCATGTACGGTGAAGGTACGTCGAAACAAGGTGAGTTGATAGACTTAGGTGTGAAACACAAACTGGTTGATAAAGCGGGTGCTTGGTTTAGCTACAACGGCAATAAAATTGGCCAGGGTAAAGCAAACTCAATTAAGTTCTTGAAAGAAAATGTTGAGATTGCCAACGAAATTGAAGGCAAGTTGAGAGAAATGCTCCTAGCGCAAGCGGTTATTATGCCTGAAGAGGGAGAAGATAAAGGCCTTGCTGAAGTTGAAGACGATTTAGAGCTATAG
- the proB gene encoding glutamate 5-kinase: MSMKQSKRIVIKIGSALIAPEQDGCRSRYLLSIAQFIVRCRARGIEVILVSSGSVAAGSHLFPNSEQPSIAVKKAMAAAGQTEMMATWDRFFDFPSAQILLTHGDLRDRERYTSIRETIFTLLDHGILPIINENDTVTTDDLKVGDNDNLSAMVAGAADADGLIICSDVSGLYNKNPNLHADAVLISEVTEITEEIYDMAGCPTSKVGTGGMKTKIEAAEKATSHDIDTYIVNGFEETTFELLLAGKNPGTVFTAYDKPMQEAVHWMTHTASEQGELVVDSDYGSGENQVVGQLSGDEITEVKGEFSVGDTVLVRSKDGKRLAKATTNYSSCLLNFLTEHEENPISERIQDSIGPVISEQDIALLEKS, encoded by the coding sequence ATGTCGATGAAACAGTCAAAACGTATAGTAATCAAGATCGGGAGTGCGCTGATCGCGCCAGAGCAAGATGGGTGTCGATCCCGCTATTTACTCAGCATCGCGCAATTCATCGTGCGTTGTCGAGCCAGAGGTATTGAAGTAATCCTCGTCTCTTCAGGTTCAGTCGCAGCAGGGTCACACTTATTTCCAAACTCAGAGCAGCCTAGCATTGCGGTAAAAAAAGCGATGGCGGCAGCTGGCCAAACCGAGATGATGGCTACGTGGGACCGCTTCTTCGACTTTCCGTCGGCGCAGATATTGCTGACTCATGGCGACCTGCGTGACAGGGAGCGATATACCAGTATTCGTGAAACAATATTCACTTTACTCGATCATGGAATACTGCCTATTATCAATGAAAATGATACCGTGACCACAGACGATTTGAAGGTGGGTGATAACGATAATTTATCTGCCATGGTAGCGGGGGCTGCAGATGCTGATGGGCTAATTATCTGCTCCGACGTCAGTGGTTTATATAACAAAAACCCTAATTTACATGCTGACGCAGTGCTGATTTCAGAGGTGACAGAGATCACTGAAGAAATCTACGATATGGCAGGTTGTCCAACGAGCAAGGTTGGCACCGGTGGTATGAAGACCAAAATTGAAGCTGCTGAAAAGGCGACGTCTCACGATATAGATACTTATATTGTTAACGGCTTCGAAGAAACAACCTTTGAATTATTGTTGGCGGGAAAAAATCCAGGCACGGTATTTACAGCCTATGATAAACCGATGCAAGAAGCGGTGCATTGGATGACTCACACAGCATCAGAGCAAGGTGAGCTGGTCGTAGATAGCGATTATGGCTCAGGCGAAAATCAAGTGGTGGGTCAGTTAAGTGGTGATGAAATCACTGAAGTAAAAGGTGAGTTTTCTGTTGGAGATACCGTACTCGTGAGGAGCAAAGATGGTAAGCGCTTAGCCAAAGCAACCACCAATTACAGTAGCTGCCTATTAAACTTTTTAACTGAACATGAAGAGAATCCGATCAGCGAAAGAATTCAAGATAGTATCGGACCCGTTATTTCAGAACAAGATATTGCATTATTGGAGAAGTCATAA